The genomic window ATGACGATGATCTGGTTCCGGAGGTTCGTGCCCATGGACAAATTGTAGCGGCGCAGAGGGCGTACTTCGCGGGCACAGTTCCAGCCGATAGAATCCGTGCAGTGGATGTGTTTCAGACCATCCGCACGGATCGGCGACTGGCAGAGCTGACCCGGCTGCTGGCACGCGGCCCAGGGGCCGTTGCGGCCGAGAGCTTGTGGGGATCCGCTGCGCCCATTCTGGCCGCCCTCGCGGCCGAGCGCCTCAAGCGCCCGCTGCTCCTCGTCACCGCCCACGCCGACGAGGCCGACGATCTTCGCGACGACATCGAGACCGCCGTCGGCACGCCGCCCGAGCTGCTCCCACAACTGGACACGCTGCCGCAGGAAACGGCGGGTGCGGATGAGTTGGCCGGCGAGCGGCTGCGCCTGTGCGTCGCACTCATGACGCCGCACGGCGCGGACGCCACGCCGCCGCGCATCGTCGCCCCCATCATGGCCCTGATGCAGCCCGTGCCATCAGCCGACGCCATCACCGCCCAGTCGTTCCGCGTGGATGCCGGCGACACGCTCGACCCGGACGTGCTCGCCCGCTGGCTCCCGGAGCACGGCTTCCAGCGCTGTGAGGCGGTCGAGGTGCCCGGCGACTTCGCCCGCCGCGGCGGGATCATGGACGTATTCTCGAACGCCCACACCGATCCCGTGCGCATCGAGTTCTTCGGCGACGACGTGGCTTCGATCCGGCTGTTCGACATCGGCACACAGCGCTCGTCGCATACGCTCGGCAGCGTGCAGATTCCCGCGCTGGCGTTCCACACCGCCGGGCAGCAGGGCGGCAAGCAGACCACCAGTTTCCTCGCGCTGTTGCCAACGGACACGATCATCGCCTTCAGCGAACCGAGCGAGATCCAGGAGCTGGGCCGCACCTACTGGCAGCGGCTCGGCGAGCGGGCCGGCATCATCACGGCGGATGCCATCTTCCGGCGTGCGAACGACTTCACGCAGTTGCACCTGCACCGGTTTACCGGCGTCGCGGCGGACGCCGTGTGCTTTGACGTGACGAGCCTGCCGCAGTTCGAGCCGAAAGCGGCCGATGCGCTGCGCGCGCTGTCCGAGCTGGCACAGACCACGGACGTCGTGGTGCTCTGCGACAATCCGCCGGAGGAGCAGCGCTTCCGCGAGTTGCTCGCGCAGCAGGATCCGCCGCCGGCACGCGTGCAGACCACCGTCGGGGTGATTCACCGCGGGTTCCAGTGGGGCACGACCGCGTACCTGCCGCACCACGAGCTGTTCCACCGCTACCGGCAGCGGCGCACGCTCCGACGTGTGCAGCCGGCCCGCCCGATCGACAGCTTCTTCGATCTGGACACGGGCGATCATGTCGTTCACGCACTGCACGGGATCGGGCGGTTCCTGGGGCTGAAGACGCTCCAACGCGGCGAGCGCACCGACGAGTACCTGGCGGTCGAGTTCGCGGACAAGGCCGTCGTGCACGTGCCGATCAGCCAGATCCACGTGATCCAGAAGTACATCGGGAGCTTTCGTGGCCGGCCGAAGCTCAGCAAGGTCGGCGGCAGCGGCTGGAAGCGGACGAAAGAGCGCGTCGCTGAGGCGGTCACCGACTTGGCCGCCGAGCTGATTGCCGTGCAGGCCCGGCGCGAGTCCGAGGCCGGCGTGGCGTACCCGCGCGACACGGACTGGCAGCGCGAATTCGAGGGCGCGTTCATCTACGAGGAGACCGAGGACCAGCTGCGGGCCCTCGAAGAGATCAAGGCCGACATGCTGCGCCCGCGGCCGATGGACCGGCTGCTGTGCGGCGACGTGGGCTACGGCAAGACGGAGCTGGCGATCCGCGCCGCGTTCAAAGCCGTCGAGTACGGCAAGCAGGTCGCGGTGCTGGTGCCGACGACCGTGCTGGCCGAGCAGCACCATCAAACCTTCATCGAGCGACTGGCCGATTACCCGTTCCGCGTCGATGTCCTCTCGCGCTTTCGCACGAAGAAGGAACAAGCCCAGATCGTGGACCGCGCGCGGCAGGGCCAGATCGACATCCTGATCGGCACGCACCGGCTGCTCTCGGCCGACGTGCACTTCGCCGATCTCGGGCTGGTCATCATCGACGAGGAGCAGCGCTTCGGCGTGGACGCGAAGGAGCGGCTCAAGCGGCTGCGCGCCACGGTCGAAGTGCTGACGCTGACAGCGACGCCCATTCCGCGCACGCTGCACCTGTCGATGCTCGGCATCCGCGACATCTCGTCACTGGCGACGGCGCCCGTCGATCGGCGTTCGATCGTCACGCAGGTGCGCATGTGGGACGACCGACTGATCCGCGAGGCGATCCTGCGCGAGCTGAACCGCGACGGCCAGGTGTACTTCGTGCACAACTTCGTGCGCGACATTCACGCCGTCGCCAACCGCCTGCGGACGCTCGTGCCCGAAGCCCGGTTCGTCGTCGGCCACGGCCAGATGTCCGGGCACGAGCTGGAGGACGTGATGCTCAAGTTCCTCCACCACGAGGCCGACGTGCTGGTCTCGACCAACATCATCGAGTCCGGGCTCGACATCCCCACGGCGAACACGATCTTCATCGATCGCGCCGAGCGTTTCGGGCTGGCCGACCTGCACCAGCTCCGCGGGCGCGTCGGCCGCGCGAAGAACCGCGCGTACGCCTACCTGCTCCTCTCGCCGAAGCACCCCGTGACCGACGTCGCCGCCCGGCGCTTGAAGGCGATCGAGCACTACAGCGAGCTGGGCGCCGGTTTCCAGATCGCGATGCGCGACCTCGAAATCCGCGGCGCCGGCAACATCCTCGGTGCCGAGCAGTCTGGCCACATCGAGGCCGTCGGCTACGAGATGTATTGTCAACTGCTCGAACAGGCCGTGCGGCGCATGCGCAACGAGCCCGCGGAGCCGTACCGGCCGGTGAACCTGGACCTCGGCATCTCGGCAACGATCCCGCGCGGCTACATCCGCGCCGACCGCCAGCGGATGGAAGTCTACAAGCGGCTGACCGGCTGCCGCACGATGCCGGAGATCGATGTGCTGCGCGGCGACTTGCGCGATGCGTTCGGCCCGTTGCCGGACACCGTAGAGACGTTGCTCGCGCTCGCGGAGATTCGCGTACTCGCCCAGCCGTGGGGCATCCGCTCGCTCGTGCTGGACGGGCCGGACGTGATCTTCGCCGTGACGGATTTCCAGCAGGTCCAGCCACTGTTCGCCGACGGCCCGGGCTCGCCGCGCGTGCCGGACCCACAGACGATCCACTGGCGCCTGCCGAAGCGCTTCCTGGAGCCGCCGACACTGCTCGCCGTGCTGCGCAAGCAGCTGGCGCGGCCCGCCGCGCCCGCGCTGTCCGCCGCCCCGGCCGAAGGTTGACGCTCCCGGGCAACCCTGCTTGGAGCCGCCGGGTCCGGTGCGGTATCATGCCGCGGTCGCGCGGACCTGTGACGGGGACCTGGCGTGAAAGCTCACATCGACTACGAGGCGGCGTTCGAGGACTACCTGCAGCACCGGCAGGTCCCGTACGTCGCGGTCGACGAAGCCAAGCGGGCGGCGTTCCGCGATGCCAAGCTGAAGAGCTTCGACTTCATCGTCTACTCGCCCGGCGGCACGAACTGGCTGGTGGACATCAAGGGCCGGCGCTGGGCGACGCGGCGCGGCAA from Phycisphaerae bacterium includes these protein-coding regions:
- the mfd gene encoding transcription-repair coupling factor, producing MDVFQTIRTDRRLAELTRLLARGPGAVAAESLWGSAAPILAALAAERLKRPLLLVTAHADEADDLRDDIETAVGTPPELLPQLDTLPQETAGADELAGERLRLCVALMTPHGADATPPRIVAPIMALMQPVPSADAITAQSFRVDAGDTLDPDVLARWLPEHGFQRCEAVEVPGDFARRGGIMDVFSNAHTDPVRIEFFGDDVASIRLFDIGTQRSSHTLGSVQIPALAFHTAGQQGGKQTTSFLALLPTDTIIAFSEPSEIQELGRTYWQRLGERAGIITADAIFRRANDFTQLHLHRFTGVAADAVCFDVTSLPQFEPKAADALRALSELAQTTDVVVLCDNPPEEQRFRELLAQQDPPPARVQTTVGVIHRGFQWGTTAYLPHHELFHRYRQRRTLRRVQPARPIDSFFDLDTGDHVVHALHGIGRFLGLKTLQRGERTDEYLAVEFADKAVVHVPISQIHVIQKYIGSFRGRPKLSKVGGSGWKRTKERVAEAVTDLAAELIAVQARRESEAGVAYPRDTDWQREFEGAFIYEETEDQLRALEEIKADMLRPRPMDRLLCGDVGYGKTELAIRAAFKAVEYGKQVAVLVPTTVLAEQHHQTFIERLADYPFRVDVLSRFRTKKEQAQIVDRARQGQIDILIGTHRLLSADVHFADLGLVIIDEEQRFGVDAKERLKRLRATVEVLTLTATPIPRTLHLSMLGIRDISSLATAPVDRRSIVTQVRMWDDRLIREAILRELNRDGQVYFVHNFVRDIHAVANRLRTLVPEARFVVGHGQMSGHELEDVMLKFLHHEADVLVSTNIIESGLDIPTANTIFIDRAERFGLADLHQLRGRVGRAKNRAYAYLLLSPKHPVTDVAARRLKAIEHYSELGAGFQIAMRDLEIRGAGNILGAEQSGHIEAVGYEMYCQLLEQAVRRMRNEPAEPYRPVNLDLGISATIPRGYIRADRQRMEVYKRLTGCRTMPEIDVLRGDLRDAFGPLPDTVETLLALAEIRVLAQPWGIRSLVLDGPDVIFAVTDFQQVQPLFADGPGSPRVPDPQTIHWRLPKRFLEPPTLLAVLRKQLARPAAPALSAAPAEG